Sequence from the Aerosakkonema funiforme FACHB-1375 genome:
GAATCGAAATCAGAATGTGTTGGACTGTAGCACAATTTTGATTGAAAAATTGCAGCCAGCTTGCCAAGTTATTAGTCCAAGCATCTGGACGCCGCAGTTCTTCTTCCGTTGTGATACGCTGGGGAGGCAGCAAGAGCAGCACCGCTTGACTTTTACGGACTTCTGTTTGGATACCCTGCCAAGCCGCCAATTTTGTTTCTTGCCACTCTTTAGATTTTTCCCAAGCTTCACCGGGAGTATCTATCCAACGAACTTGGATTTCCCTTTCCCCTCCCGGTAGCTTAACTTCCACTAGCAAGGTTTCTTCCTCTTTCCTAGAAGTACCTGCTATTAGACCAGTATCGGGATCGTAATATTTTTTCAGGTCGGTAAGCACTTTGACGTGCTTAGTACCTGGGTCATGCAAGGCTATGACCATACTTGTTTTCCCGACTTGTCGATCGCCTATCACCACCACGCTCATCCAGCACCACACCCGAAACTTGCGGCTATTTTACCACTGGTTTTCATTTTAGGGCTGTGATAATACGCACTCATCAGTTCAGAAACCGACTTTATCAA
This genomic interval carries:
- a CDS encoding GTPase domain-containing protein — encoded protein: MSVVVIGDRQVGKTSMVIALHDPGTKHVKVLTDLKKYYDPDTGLIAGTSRKEEETLLVEVKLPGGEREIQVRWIDTPGEAWEKSKEWQETKLAAWQGIQTEVRKSQAVLLLLPPQRITTEEELRRPDAWTNNLASWLQFFNQNCATVQHILISIHKADLFCDFQAEAKRWRYEQSKGMRWIEYNRDLQHIN